The sequence aaacattcatcatatttacaatatttatcttaaagtatactttggtgaagggtatataagattcatcacagccgaatatagctctcttgttaaCTTAATCTTTATATATTTGCATGTGTAATCAAAAGTGTCCGATTACTGTTTTGTTGCATGTGATAGGATTATCACAACTTACTAGACCAAAATTAGAACTTTCAACTTGATTGTTTTAATTTGAAGAGGAGTAAAATACATCAACTAATAGTGTGatgaaaaaatgtatgtaacgCTAAAATGAACTAAATACAGTTTAGTTTGGTATTATTAAGCTACATATATGTAATAAATAGTGCAACAACTTCTTGGCGGGAATAAATTGCGTGTGGATTTGATAGAGttgatattttgttttagttttgtttccTTCATTGGGATAACATTAACTAAATGTTAATCTAATTTCCAGGGCTGTGATATTCATTCATATGCATATTTGTATTTAGTAAGTAGCCCAACATAAATTTTGATCTCTTGCAAACAAAATGTCATCGATTTGGCATATTTTTATTGctcattttaacattttcttaattttaataaaaattagtacatatacaaaatttaatatttttcaaatagaaaacttgtggcttgaatttatgtttcctttttctGGAAAAAGATATTGATATAAAGTGGAATACAACTACGTTCCCGTGACAATTGGATCTTCGTTCCGGGACGAGCAGAGTTTTACTCTGCCAAATATTGTCAACTCAGCGGCCACTGTATCAACTGAAAGTTTTTTCCCAGTGGAACAGTGGAACTGTTACAACACTAATATTCATCCATATTCTGTAAGACGTTGTCGACACAAAGTCACGTCGACAGCAAAAAATGGTATATATTTCGTCAATATCGATAACAAATGTTTACTATTGACATTGTGTAGACAACGACTTACAGAATAGGGGTGATTGAAATGCTTGTCTATGAAATCAAGGCTGTAATTAGACTCGTCAATTTGAGTTTCAaacagtaattttaaaattaattttttttctggacATTTTTGTGAATATTTACCATTTTATAGTGAATATTTCTGCATATTTTTCGATTTATAGTGcatgttttagttttttaatgcggttaccttttaattttaaattataaaaacacaaattctTAATTTCAAGTCAAATTATCGAATCGGTAGTGAACTTTGCGAAGTAGTAAAAGAAGTTCATTTATAGGAAAGAGCTAAATACTTTAATTACCTGTGTCATCTAATcatattttttagaattaaaagGTACATAGGTATATAAGTATTTCAGAAAACTCCTATTACACGGGTGTATtctttattcataaaaaatgtcaaataaacttataataatattagaaCTCTTTAAGTCACCACGTAGCGATAGGcctgaaattatatttaaacaaaatattgtggTTTTCTCATAGTTATGCCATGATCTGCCAAAGCTGGTGTCAAATCTTCAATAGCCAGGGTATATTTTCGATCTTTATTTGTCTTTTTGTCCTACAAAATATTAGAGAACATCCAATTGAatggtataaaatataaaattaattacttgTTATATGTACCTTATTCGAACCATGGCTTCCAGAGTGCTGACTATTGCTCCGTGTCTTACAGTGCTGCAACGCATCATTTGCAATGtctgatataaatttttgtgcGGTCACCGATATAATGCGCACAATACGTGGATCCACTGCCTCAAAGCCTGcactatgtaaatatttttcagcTAAAGCATCGGGTACCGTTGGCGTATAATCTTCCAAGTGCTGCAAAAGTTCTCCAAGTTCTTCGCCAGGTGCTGGTTCTAATTCTTCGGGGACATACTCCAATGG comes from Calliphora vicina chromosome 2, idCalVici1.1, whole genome shotgun sequence and encodes:
- the Taf10 gene encoding transcription initiation factor TFIID subunit 10, which translates into the protein MVVSNEEPTTPLEYVPEELEPAPGEELGELLQHLEDYTPTVPDALAEKYLHSAGFEAVDPRIVRIISVTAQKFISDIANDALQHCKTRSNSQHSGSHGSNKDKKTNKDRKYTLAIEDLTPALADHGITMRKPQYFV